In Vespula pensylvanica isolate Volc-1 chromosome 2, ASM1446617v1, whole genome shotgun sequence, the genomic window ACAACTCTCTATCTTACAAAGACGACGTTTCTCTGTATCTTGCAAGAATCCTTCATTCGCCGAAGCGATCTTTCCAATTCTAGGATTACCAACTCCGACAAAGGAATTTTGTGGTAACCTAAGTACTTCCGATTCATTAGTCTTCCCTTTATTGCTGTTACTTTGATTTGATTGTTTTTCAGACTGAGATATTTCGAGAGTTTCTTCATTTATGTTAGCAACATTTCTTGTCAACATTGTTTCGTAAATATGAGTGGTTTCTCTGCTTTGATCATTTTTAagattttctcgataaaattcAGTGCTAGAAACGTAGTTATCTCGGACATCATTGGAATAATCACTTggttgtattttatttatgtccGTTTTTGGAAATTCTTTATCTGTTATGAAATCGTTAGAATATGACTCGGTAAATGAATTATCGGTCGCACCTTTTAAAGTTTCGAATTGATTATCTTTCATAGAGATAATGTTTTCTGTCGTCGTTTCATCGTAATTATGTGTAGCTTCTACCATCCATGTTTtttcagaattattttttgcatCGCGTTGATCTGGATCATACGAGTTATTTTGTAAAACATTACCTAACATATCTCGAATCGTGtcctcttttatttccatatCGTTCGCATTTTCTATTTGGTGTTTCGCAGCTTGGATGATGATATTTTGCACAGCGTTGTGTTTAGCTAACTCTAAACCAACCGTAGGATTATAAATGAGatcttttaaatgattttgtaATCTTCGAGAAATACTTTGATCTTTTGTTCGTTCGGACGATGTAAATGGAAGAAGAGTCACTAAATTCGTGGTCCAATGTCCAGCTCGAAATTGATGTTCTTCTACTGTCATTGGTGGAAGTTCTGATTGTACGTTCGGTAAAAGATTCAATGTCTTTCTAAGTGTATTTTTAATCACGTTGTTTGATTCTTCACCAAACAATGCGGTTTTAGGTATTCCggttattttcgataaatgatctttcactttttttatgATCACATTTTCCACTGGTGTCAGCGATAAGAGAGATCGCAAATTTGGAATTCCAACGATTTCTGGAGACAGTTCTACGTTATCTGGAATTTTCTTAGAATCATTGGGATCTTCGAGATTTACATCTTTCaagttgaaattatttatgattgttttaattgaatttacgAGCTGTGTGCTGTTGCAGAACGACAAATTTGGCATTGTCGATTCAATATCATATTTTGAAGTGTTTTCGAGAATACTATTTTCGTTATCAGTGTTCGTATAATCTCCGATGATCGTGATTGGATTTGAGGTTGTCTCAAAGTCTTCAGACAATTTAACGAATCTTTCTTCGTTAGACAATCCAACGATAGAATCATTAATTTTGTCATGGGTTTCTTTTTCAGTTGTAATTTCCATTATTGTTGATTCTTCGGTGGTAGTTAAGTCTTGATGAGTTTGAAGTTTTATCTCGTTTATCGTTGAAAGTGTAACAGGAATTgtataatcattttctatagATTTTATCGGCGAAGTGATATCGATTGACAAAGTATACTGATTTGAAATATCTGTCGGAAAAACATCTACAATATTCGTATCATAATCTAAAGATGAAGTGGTACATCCTAAAAATGAATCGATAGTAgtttgttctgttttttctatagacgaagaagaatcttGTGTATCGTATTTTAAAGCTGATTCCTTTTCTGGAtcattcttttcatcttctcgATCTTCGTTCCGTTCTTTTATTAACGAATCGTTGTTATCTTCTGTAGTTGTTTCATCGTTGTCTAGATTATTCTCTATAGTCGAATCGGTTGGAATttgattttcgataaaattaggGTAGATTTCAGTCGACCAAACATTTTCTGAGTTAGTTTGATCGTTCGTTATATCTGGAATGTTTGTAGCTTGCACGTTCGGTGAATAGTCCTTTAAATTTgtcagattattattatataaattataatcgtaaGTAAATGGATCGCTATTGATATTTTCATCAAAGTTATCGAAACTTTGCGAAGTAAAATAactatttgttatttcttgtATATCTGAATAATCTAATTGAAGATGTGTTGTATAAGGAGTCTTACTTTCATCTATTATTGTACCAGTCAAGTTATTGTCTTTGTTAGTAGTTTTAGAATCATCGacgttaatattattcgttattgCACTTGATGTTGTATATTCGATATCATTAATTACGCTAGAATCGGTTAAAACAGTCTTAGATAATTGATCTTGTTCTTGTGAATTTTGTGTCGCTTGAAGAATAGACATTTCTGTGGGATTCGCAGTCGCATATTCCGGAATTTTTGAATCATTATAATCTTCGTCGGAAATATAATACGTTGTTGATTGTTTTGCAAATGAATCGTCGTTCGAAGTTTGATAGTTATCGGTATTAGTTATGATATATTCTGAAGGTTCTAAGATAATATTCGAGGTAGTTGAATCGTGATAATCTTCGTTATAATTTCCAATCGATCGTTTTGTAGATATTAGATtatcatcaaaattattttccttagaATCTATTGTCATATCGGGCTTCGTGGAATCGTAATCATCTTCATTATTCGATTGTTCGGTagtatcgtaataataatgaatcgaTTCAACGTTCTCATCtttctgatttttatttttattcaaagattTGCAAGCTGTTGTAGCAGCAAGGAGGCATACTTTACGACCGTACAGTTTTATACATTCTAGCATATTTGCATCGAACGAATCttcatcgatttctttctccgAATTTAGGTCACGCTCTTCGTGCTCAGGATAATTCATGGCCGCCGAGAAATCATTGTTTCTCTTATTGTCTTTAGGAATCAACATATTCGATTTTTGAAGAATTTCAGATTGATTCTTTGTCGCAAGAATATATTGCTTAAGCGGTGTTTGTTGTTTCTTACTTGAGTTTTGTTGATATTGTTGAGAAACTGGAGCATTCATGCCGATGTGAGGTTCAGCTTGTTTGTAAGTGACTCTGAAAGGCACGGTTAAGGGATAAACTTTAGGTGATATTCCATGAATTATCGGCAAAATTTGCATCTGTTCGGAATTCGcataattcgattttaaatcgTAAGGAATTTCTTCATAAAGTTTTGATAAACGTAATGGTATTCCCGATATTCTGTAATCGTttggaataatttttcgatgttTATCATTTTTCGGTTTAGTTTTCATTATTGGAGGTTCCTTCGAATGAGGAGTAAGCAATTTTGCTTTCGATTGACAATCCTGACAGTCTTCTTTACGACAATAACACACTaatctttttgaattttcacGTAATTTTTTATCAGACGGATAAGTCTCATGAGGTtcgttggaaatatttttttctgacgCGAGTTCGACGTCGTTGTTTTTGTCGGTTGTGTCTTTTTGCCGCTTTTTACGAATTTCTTTCAACAAATTAAAACCTACGTACGGTTTTCT contains:
- the LOC122627328 gene encoding putative uncharacterized protein DDB_G0282133, whose translation is MTERISITDKYSSDKRIMREDKRFARAKRSFVFLVPIKEEHEDVNNEITEKSRQSRTIKRSKSALYTTTNIPLTKKYKDKTVKAEKSRKPYVGFNLLKEIRKKRQKDTTDKNNDVELASEKNISNEPHETYPSDKKLRENSKRLVCYCRKEDCQDCQSKAKLLTPHSKEPPIMKTKPKNDKHRKIIPNDYRISGIPLRLSKLYEEIPYDLKSNYANSEQMQILPIIHGISPKVYPLTVPFRVTYKQAEPHIGMNAPVSQQYQQNSSKKQQTPLKQYILATKNQSEILQKSNMLIPKDNKRNNDFSAAMNYPEHEERDLNSEKEIDEDSFDANMLECIKLYGRKVCLLAATTACKSLNKNKNQKDENVESIHYYYDTTEQSNNEDDYDSTKPDMTIDSKENNFDDNLISTKRSIGNYNEDYHDSTTSNIILEPSEYIITNTDNYQTSNDDSFAKQSTTYYISDEDYNDSKIPEYATANPTEMSILQATQNSQEQDQLSKTVLTDSSVINDIEYTTSSAITNNINVDDSKTTNKDNNLTGTIIDESKTPYTTHLQLDYSDIQEITNSYFTSQSFDNFDENINSDPFTYDYNLYNNNLTNLKDYSPNVQATNIPDITNDQTNSENVWSTEIYPNFIENQIPTDSTIENNLDNDETTTEDNNDSLIKERNEDREDEKNDPEKESALKYDTQDSSSSIEKTEQTTIDSFLGCTTSSLDYDTNIVDVFPTDISNQYTLSIDITSPIKSIENDYTIPVTLSTINEIKLQTHQDLTTTEESTIMEITTEKETHDKINDSIVGLSNEERFVKLSEDFETTSNPITIIGDYTNTDNENSILENTSKYDIESTMPNLSFCNSTQLVNSIKTIINNFNLKDVNLEDPNDSKKIPDNVELSPEIVGIPNLRSLLSLTPVENVIIKKVKDHLSKITGIPKTALFGEESNNVIKNTLRKTLNLLPNVQSELPPMTVEEHQFRAGHWTTNLVTLLPFTSSERTKDQSISRRLQNHLKDLIYNPTVGLELAKHNAVQNIIIQAAKHQIENANDMEIKEDTIRDMLGNVLQNNSYDPDQRDAKNNSEKTWMVEATHNYDETTTENIISMKDNQFETLKGATDNSFTESYSNDFITDKEFPKTDINKIQPSDYSNDVRDNYVSSTEFYRENLKNDQSRETTHIYETMLTRNVANINEETLEISQSEKQSNQSNSNKGKTNESEVLRLPQNSFVGVGNPRIGKIASANEGFLQDTEKRRLCKIESCTSTHEIVTKFNKRVKTTRKYYGSKGMDTSFERDPIISKAHEEDDITSNSEKNENKKENVNESNDDDSTTYKSLNHRDFDSEEDFIYKEKAVKMKTDNIDNDINDLRDLQNSELYYVGDNVKFPLEIKKMKDGSYILLISKKICENVLKKNCPCCVPLDGNVRLIKRNTKEISNDNNNAFDRKNNQYSEQRSKIIKSNPSKQRITRSMIVNKKLDDSDENNYEILTMPVMAFAKKYNLRLNLDDIEEDDVKERKNIFVDENDEREENNPVFQRMKFVKKMQNNHEPYRQQRAIKQKSNTSTEILKNLINWLRTLFVN